TAGCAAGCAGGACGGACCTTGCAACTTCGGTCAGCGGCATCGCGTTGAGTAGTGACACTTGTCGATTGCCGTCCAATGCACCGCATCTTTCGGAATTTCATCGACTTGCTGGCGGATGCGGACGATGCTGAAAGCTTTGCGGAGGCGATGACGTCTGCTGCGACCGCGCTCGAACTATCGTGCTTCGCCTACCTTGCGCTTCCAGGTAAATCAGGAAGCAAGCCGCGCCTGATTTCAACATATCCGAAGGAATGGACGTCTCACTATCTGCGGTGTCGCTACGAACTTATCGATCCAGTCATCACTCAAGCCCTTCAGTCAGCTGAGCCCTTCCAGTGGGGAGGCGACAAGCCGTCGACATTGCCGACCTCTGTCCACCAACGGTTTTTTGACGAAGCGGCTCAGTTCGGCATTCGGCGAGGCTTTACGGTCCCCATTCATGACGGACACGGACC
This portion of the Bradyrhizobium sp. AZCC 2262 genome encodes:
- a CDS encoding LuxR family transcriptional regulator, with the protein product MHRIFRNFIDLLADADDAESFAEAMTSAATALELSCFAYLALPGKSGSKPRLISTYPKEWTSHYLRCRYELIDPVITQALQSAEPFQWGGDKPSTLPTSVHQRFFDEAAQFGIRRGFTVPIHDGHGPIAALTFATCQRDLPFEKCVKSQGRVLQLMAMYFHAHVRRKLASEHNIAGVLLSAREFECLEWASRGKSAWEIGLILGISRNTVASYLENAKRKLGVRTVVQAAMHLVAANKQKQN